AAAGGGGTTGAAAGTGGTTCGCTTACGTTGGAAAAACTTGAAGCTATGACAAGTGTTTGTTCTGTTGGGCTTGATATGATTGTTGTGCCGGGAGATGTTGAACCTGAATTGATTTCAGGGATGATAGCAGATGAGATAGCAATTGGTGTATATAATAACAAAACAACTGCTGTGAGAGTCATTCCTGCGTATGGTAAAAAAGAAGGCGATGAGGTTAACTTTGGTGGGCTTTTGGGAGGTTCAAAAGTGATGAAAATAAATAGAAGCTCACCAAAAAGGTTGATTGAACGTGGAGGAAGAGTTCCACCACCTATAATTTCGCTTAGAAACTAAAAATTTTGAAAAGGAGGTACAAAAAATGCTTTTTTCCAAGATGCACGGACTTGGCAATGACTTTATTGTAATAGATGCAAGAGGCAAAGAGGATATTGATTACAACTCTCTTGCAAAGAGGATGTGCCACAGACACATTGGTGTTGGAGCAGACGGACTGCTGCTTGTTTTAGATTCGAAGCTTGCTGATATCAGGATGAGAATTATAAACTCAGACGGGTCTGAGGCTGAGATGTGTGGAAATGGAATTCGGTGCTTTTCTAAATATGTGTTTGAAAGAGGAATAGTAAAAAAAGACAAATTCAAGGTTGAGACATTGGCAGGAATAATAGAACCAGAGCTTATTTTAAATGAATATGGGCTTGTGGAGAAGGTAAAGGTCAACATGGGAAAACCAAGCTTTAAAAGAAAGGATATTCCTATGCAAGGCGACCCAGAAAGCGATGCTATAAATACATCAATAGAGGTTGATGGTAAAGAGTATAAGATTACATCTCTGTTGATGGGTGTTCCTCACACAGTGTTGTTTGTTGATGATGTAGAAAAGGTTGACATTTATACTTTAGGTCCTAAAATAGAAAGGCATGAGGTATTTCCAAGGAAAACAAATGTCAATTTTGTTCAGGTGATTGACAAGAATAATATTAAGGTGAGAACGTGGGAAAGAGGAGCCGGAGCTACATTTGCATGTGGAACAGGCTCTTGTGCCTCTGTGATAGCATCAAACTTGAACGGTTTTACAGAAAAGAAGGTAAACGTCCACCTTTATTTTGGCATGCTTGAAATAGAGTGGCAAGATGATGGCACAGTATTCATGACAGGACCTGCCGAGGAGGTTTTTGTTGGAGAGTATTTGGATTAAAGATTATTTTTAGAAATTACAGAAAAAAGCTCTCTTATCTTGGTTATAAAGCTTATAAATAGAAATAGATGCCAAGAATGAGAGCTTTTTTATTTAACAATTAAAATTTGGTATTATATAATTAATAAAAATTTATCTTTAGTTCTACTTTTTTCAACAAGTGTAATTGTAAAAGGACTTGAAAGGGGATATTTTGTGGTAAATTCAAGAAAAGCTGAAGAAGAATCTAATGAATATACCTTTATTTTATAATGCTTTGGAATATCTCTATAGTCAAAACGAGGGGAGAAAGTTAAAAAAAGACCATGTTTTAAGATGTACTTGTACATGATATCTGGCATAAATTGCTCTTCTTTGCTCAGGAGAATATTTACACTTTTTGTATTGTTACCATTTAAAAATTCTTTACTTATTCTTAACAGATTTTGTTTATCATTTATTTCTTCAATTGATAAAGAAATAGTCGTTAGTAAACCATTATTATAGTGCAGGAATTTATTATCAAGATTGATTGAAGTTTGCATTATCTCTTTTGTATAATTTTTAAGTTCTAATTTTATAAGTCTGGATAAATTAGTTTTTATAGATTTCTTAATATAGTAGAAGCACAAATCTTTTATCGATTCAATATCATCTAAAAAGCGAAAAGAAAAATTTTCTGAGACACGTTCAACAATATAAGCGTCTAAAAATAATTTTTGATTTTTAATGTCTTCAATAAATTTATTCAGTGGATAAAATGCAAAAGCCTCCCAAAAGTGTCGAGTCATTTTTGAATTTTCTGGTAGCCAATACATTTCCTTTTCCTCAGCGTCAATTTGTCCAAATTTAATAAATATAAAACCATCAGCGTTGCTAACAGGAAAATACCTTATATAGGATATAGGAAACGGCTTTTTAGGATCATTATCGTAAATGTAACTATAGAATTTATTTTCAAAAAGGTCTATTACATAAATTTGCCATTTATTATTAGAGTTGGAAGCATAGAACTTGTCGTGTATAGTTATTATATAGCGAAAATTTACCATTTCAAAAAAAAGAAGGGGAGGCACAATGAAATTACTTATACCTTCCTGTTTTAAGTGATTTTCCCATAGCTTTAATTCAACAATAGGAATTTCAAAAATGTCTTTTTCGTCTCTATTTAGCAGGTTAATACTCCTGACAGTAATTTTAACATAGTCATCTGCAATATTCCAGTAATACCCATATAGTGTATTATTTATTTCATCAAAATAAATGATTTTATCTAATTCTTTTTTAAACAGGTAAGTTTTAAGTTGAAGATTTGAGATATCAATAAAACATATAC
The Caldicellulosiruptor morganii DNA segment above includes these coding regions:
- the dapF gene encoding diaminopimelate epimerase, coding for MLFSKMHGLGNDFIVIDARGKEDIDYNSLAKRMCHRHIGVGADGLLLVLDSKLADIRMRIINSDGSEAEMCGNGIRCFSKYVFERGIVKKDKFKVETLAGIIEPELILNEYGLVEKVKVNMGKPSFKRKDIPMQGDPESDAINTSIEVDGKEYKITSLLMGVPHTVLFVDDVEKVDIYTLGPKIERHEVFPRKTNVNFVQVIDKNNIKVRTWERGAGATFACGTGSCASVIASNLNGFTEKKVNVHLYFGMLEIEWQDDGTVFMTGPAEEVFVGEYLD